Proteins from a single region of Hordeum vulgare subsp. vulgare chromosome 6H, MorexV3_pseudomolecules_assembly, whole genome shotgun sequence:
- the LOC123404481 gene encoding protein POLAR LOCALIZATION DURING ASYMMETRIC DIVISION AND REDISTRIBUTION-like: protein MAMERSTAEALPLPPRLSASPPSSPATVGALLTNAAGVSRIRRECRSPRSLLSRILGRGGGGFGCRMRIPRYCSSGAGAAVKEDAVEEEVAVLAPKVVVASKQEAEVRESPRSSLQGMKAAPDQVSAASLGLGAGLVLLLSRGAAELSRMAELRAQMERLVLDVRAEARGSSRSDVSDGRADDGASVVKERIVLADGGGGEDASLSRGSGDAASACGDAGVGNAAAAMDQMEAELEAELTRLQLDSDSDHDDEEECVRPRRDHQLESDAKSDISSESGSPACVDIDGVVTDAATECKEHEDNEEEEDTEEDEEDSKPCHGGVPARVLERRLHELLQSRHEERIAELETELQRAQRKLREKEREVSRWRDTAKLVSRHKDESLLR from the exons ATGGCAATGGAGAGGAGCACGGCCGAAGCGCTGCCGCTGCCCCCGCGCCTCTCGGCCTCGCCGCCTTCATCGCCCGCCACCGTCGGCGCCCTCCTCACCAATGCTGCCGGCGTCAGCAGGATCCGGCGCGAGTGCCGCTCGCCGCGGTCCTTGCTGTCGCGCATACtcggcaggggcggcggcgggttcGGCTGCCGCATGCGCATCCCCCGCTACTGCTCTAGCGGTGCCGGAGCGGCCGTCAAGGAGGACGCTgtagaggaggaggtggccgtgctCGCGCCTAAGGTGGTGGTGGCGAGCAAGCAAGAAGCAGAGGTTCGCGAGTCGCCTCGGAGTTCCCTGCAGG GGATGAAGGCGGCGCCGGATCAGGTGTCGGCGGCGAGCCTCGGGCTGGGCGCGGGCCTGGTGCTTCTGCTGTCCAGGGGCGCGGCGGAGCTCAGCAGGATGGCGGAGCTGCGCGCCCAGATGGAGCGGCTGGTGCTGGACGTCAGGGCGGAGGCGCGTGGCAGCAGCCGCTCCGACGTGTCCGACGGCCGCGCCGACGACGGGGCTAGCGTCGTCAAGGAGCGCATCGTCTTggccgatggcggcggcggcgaggacgcCTCGTTGTCCCGTGGTTCGGGCGATGCCGCCTCGGCATGCGGTGATGCCGGCGTTGGAAATGCCGCCGCAGCCATGGACCAGATGGAGGCAGAGCTCGAGGCTGAACTGACGCGCCTGCAGCTCGACTCCGACTCCGACCATGACGATGAGGAGGAATGCGTGAGACCGCGGCGAGATCACCAGCTCGAG TCTGACGCGAAGAGCGACATCTCCTCGGAGAGCGGCTCCCCTGCTTGCGTCGACATCGACGGTGTCGTCACCGACGCGGCGACAGAATGCAAGGAACACGAAgacaacgaggaggaggaagacaccGAGGAGGACGAGGAAGATAGCAAGCCGTGCCACGGCGGCGTGCCGGCGCGGGTGCTGGAGCGGAGGCTGCACGAGCTCCTGCAGTCGCGGCACGAGGAGCGGATCGCGGAGCTGGAGACGGAGCTGCAGCGCGCGCAGAGGAAGCTGAGGGAGAAGGAGCGCGAGGTGTCCCGGTGGCGCGACACCGCAAAGCTCGTCTCCCGCCACAAGGACGAGTCGCTGCTCCGGTAA
- the LOC123403307 gene encoding uncharacterized protein LOC123403307 yields the protein MKETQAISVTLLMSFLVLATRGKDVRYRRQEEENTQILAYRRVNKTIEMKDGDVYDCIDVNEQPAFNHPLLKDHKIQMKPSYFPVWTDMETLLSDSYSQVQPSSIECPTGTVPIMRTNISGSIPTHSINGLSNDWQWESAGLKYTGDAYGTRAILNVWEPKVNKRSQDYSALWLQMENGGALQTDRIGAGLRVSPSLSGDTFVRLHIAWYDGYSRKSCVDFSCPGFVQVHRHIGPGSRIERTSIYGGQQRIVGVQIFKDPISKYWWVSYNKIPIGYWPSGLFEFLRDKGAIAFWGGVVEGPTAQSNSPQMGSGHFASEGFGKAAYISNIEIADDKARFVTPDRSRMEHGSSDLSKYTTGLFDITRDFGMHIYYGGPGSNRA from the exons ATGAAAGAAACACAAGCCATTAGTGTGACTCTTCTCATGTCCTTTCTTGTTCTAGCGACCAGAGGAAAAGATGTGAGATATAGAAGGCAAGAGGAAGAGAATACCCAGATTCTCGCATATCGACGAGTTAATAAAACCATTGAG ATGAAAGACGGAGACGTCTATGACTGCATTGATGTGAATGAGCAGCCGGCTTTTAACCACCCATTGTTGAAAGACCACAAAATCCAG ATGAAACCAAGTTATTTCCCTGTTTGGACGGATATGGAAACATTGCTTTCAGATTCTTATTCACAAGTCCAACCATCATCCATCGAGTGCCCAACAGGAACAGTTCCAATAATGCGTACTAATATAAGTGGCTCCATACCAACACACAGTATTAACGGGTTGAGTAACGATTGGCAGTGGGAG TCGGCGGGACTCAAATATACAGGTGATGCATATGGGACACGTGCTATATTAAATGTTTGGGAGCCAAAGGTGAATAAGCGCAGCCAGGATTATAGTGCACTTTGGTTACAAATGGAAAATGGAGGAGCATTACAGACTGATAGGATAGGCGCTGGTCTTCGGGTATCTCCATCATTAAGTGGTGATACTTTTGTTAGATTACATATTGCTTGG TACGATGGCTATTCAAGGAAATCATGCGTTGATTTCAGCTGTCCTGGATTTGTGCAAGTCCACCGCCACATTGGTCCTGGGTCAAGAATAGAACGAACCTCTATCTATGGCGGACAACAGAGAATAGTAGGCGTCCAAATTTTCAAG GACCCGATTTCGAAGTATTGGTGGGTGAGTTACAATAAAATAccaattggatattggccgagcggATTATTCGAATTCCTTAGAGACAAGGGTGCCATTGCATTCTGGGGCGGGGTGGTTGAGGGGCCGACTGCACAATCAAACTCTCCGCAAATGGGCAGCGGGCATTTTGCTTCGGAAGGATTCGGAAAAGCTGCGTACATAAGCAACATCGAGATTGCAGATGACAAGGCGAGGTTTGTGACCCCAGATAGATCCCGGATGGAGCATGGGTCGAGCGATCTGTCCAAATACACCACCGGTTTATTTGATATTACTAGGGATTTCGGTATGCATATCTACTATGGTGGACCGGGATCCAATAGGGCCTGA